Proteins from one Vanessa atalanta chromosome 15, ilVanAtal1.2, whole genome shotgun sequence genomic window:
- the LOC125069597 gene encoding nucleoprotein TPR-like isoform X2 has translation MEAVNVEAGGTNHLNNVLSENEIADIPNTIADKINAYIDQKFEEYLTSKALCETSKSQIDEKIAVAGTTIREYKTQYEEAAKKLLAAEETIEQLEKQVGSLNNELKQAQDKISRLENEVLTFKRSRDSAVDERNDLTRILQRRDAEIERLTATETSLSQQLRAAIDSKCEALALNDEIQNKELTLQYREKRLEQERVLLNSQITSLSEEVNRLTSELQTMRLNNTSRLVSLETQLTEKLEELNVANETIEQLNEIRKNLNNRAENLTQRLMEQREIENKMSENYKKELDAKTKLADLFKTMNDDAEAKTTELTEGIAELQKLLNEATEKYGELETKYKQSEMDHEEILEKKNEIIASLKHELENANDLLKAASAQKLETALSDIAPSAAIASKLLKSGMSLTQVYSQLVKVTEDLNEEKEQNRRLDATINKIVQELEDKVPMLHKQKADYEVAVEANTALSQQMENLVFENNRLREDYEESSKIANHFTRENNRLKGELADLGRQVCFLLKEIEHNRGELLNGDHDLSHNTSNPGNSSDLNCSRVISKTLVTFGDIQELQSNNQKLLRMIRELTDKQEELERHKEEFESGEMENKIETLKQRVTELTEAQERQTKMVNGLIRQRDMFKKLYHDHMKGKRLETSSLYDTSDIEKGESYAMDTTPDNTQKPVNVDISSFEAKYRETEKQLELLKEEHKTYKEEKLTTERMLFEQIDNMRQEIAKLTAANSKCASTSEYNNERLKILQTNVTTYKKQISSLEEKNKAYNATIAKHEVSLQHLRDEVLNSQGKLAAAEIQLENLKLENKLLKDAELRLQTEKEIFNRERQGQSLLLKNLELIKASLERVEVENRARIETRLDEATRECAALRRRLQEEQDRFRELASHLELQTETAKSRMQEEKDAADAMRNEIQQLREDYAEKSKSNEELTKRLKIALDPNTDGSLDVVKKVKDLEHKLVNKDIEIKSLIEQLNSAKEHIKQYCDISESAEKELRILNEEYEKYKLETELKLTENSKKIQQLEDKCSELEAELLLHANGEYTNANTSLKNELIAAQEELKNALNSFDTCKTELDVARSEITNLSAAVQKAEEKYTHEMILHSTDIQTLSQVKDELSKAQNQLNEIVAMKNSTIEKMETERLSWIEREKILTAENEQLVQRFKDLNSQNSLLHDQIQALGTQLSVSHASRSRSESMNESANDSNMNISVNEEDGKSSEQLFQIVKFLRKEKDITIAKFDILQAETMRLRSQLEITEKQLDDCKLTLASEREKSEVSMVTVNKQSDILRKIETLNALLDSNKILREERDTLTQRVEELTTNIKSLEDQLSPLQDVMSDLTSKNETLQSENTSLKADCARWRTRVNALVERANKTSPEDWKRLQNERETLAKMLTNEKENLKKVNEELGALKVEKSKLEEQYSLLSRQQNILMEENKKLQEELQVLKDDMSRLTEELTKVKSEYSSATDINTKLTEDLSSKEVSLNDIKNKEMQIRKIAKKYKAQYEELVKTVEEEKKKNEGEAAAASALLVEGNKKIEDQLNELQAQLALEKANNEKLKQELETLKTANMDKEEKAKQVLKQAKSKIVQLTELKNTLSRELDESRNKIGTIEQSTRDEQDARLELIKSQYEGRLTRLEKERGEAQAERNREVESLMQKVNILQRQLANQASASKQQATTEKTTTDPPTANIKPMAGVAQQSVSASRRGGETPLASIRPMAQVGPTAPHDAHSTEYMPASSSRPLPRSAIASTASAASVAPPESTQDMDTSEVGMGSSGSSDSTAQSSSHSQAPQQAVALVMPRIEQPTGASSGSVVTPSASSAAPGVTSAAPQPALTQQLTGAVSASPTSASTASGQTSGVSTSHAAPLVSTSHAAPGVSTSQTTPGVTTTHTTPGVSTSHAAPGVSTSHALPGVSTSHAPPDARPPKRRLQQRPVTAKRTRGFERSVEVEYQVPTSSRCDQDDEGVIVVDSEEDDERCTGTMYREGEEDEEDMEEEQDVEGGEEEEEVEGDDGENIVRQDSPAQSPEAGGVADEGEEGELGDSGSGAAAEPDSEPAPAHQQMEAISSGTEPSGALSLGGNGGDDGDDSIVPSTPTLYVPRRNDGFGEAVVSPVGGAGAEGAGATGARFTFAEAGGAASHHDTHADLAAALPPPHAHHTRSEGGENREWEESRGEEEAAAVSSQGSEPSSPHQVAEEGREAEASAAPRRAAPAPAPAPVAPHTPHSPHQRWMRAADSESGTRGRGMRSRGRPPRRSHNYSRF, from the exons ATGGAAGCCGTGAATGTGGAAGCCGGTGGAACAAATCacttaaacaatgttttatcaGAAAATGAAATCGCAGATATACCAAACACCATTGCAGATAAAATTAATGCATATATTGACCAAAAGTTTGAAGAATATTTGACCTCCAAAGCTTTATGCGAAACTAGTAAATCACAAATAG ATGAAAAAATTGCAGTCGCCGGTACCACTATTCGTGAATACAAAACTCAGTATGAAGAAGCTGCTAAAAAACTTTTGGCAGCTGAAGAAACAATTGAACAGCTTGAAAAACAAGTTGGATCTCTTAATAATGAATTGAAACAAGCCCAAGATAAAATTTCTCGTCTAGAAAATGAAGTTTTAACCTTCAAACGTTCTAGAGATTCAGCTGTTGATGAAAGAAATGACTTGACAAGAATATTACAAAGACGTGATGCCGAGATTGAAAGGCTCACTGCCACTGAAACATCATTATCACAGCAACTTCGCGCTGCTATCGATTCTAAATGTGAAGCATTAGCATTAAATGATGAGATACAAAACAAAGAATTAACCTTACAATACCGGGAAAAACGGTTAGAACAAGAGCGGGTACTGCTTAATTCTCAAATAACTTCATTAAGTGAAGAAGTCAATAGACTTACTTCCGAATTACAAACAATGCGATTAAATAACACTAGCAGATTGGTAAGCTTAGAGACACAACTTACTGAAAAACTTGAAGAATTAAATGTAGCAAATGAGACTATAGAACAATTAAACGAAATtcgaaagaatttaaataatcgtGCTGAAAATCTGACACAACGTTTAATGGAACAGCGagagatagaaaataaaatgtctgAAAACTACAAAAAAGAATTAGATGCAAAAACCAAACTGGCTGATTTGTTTAAAACTATGAATGATGATGCAGAAGCAAAAACTACTGAGTTAACTGAAGGTATTGCTGAATTGCAAAAGTTATTAAATGAAGCCACTGAAAAATACGGAGagttagaaacaaaatataaacagagTGAAATGGACCATGAAGaaattttagagaaaaaaaatgaaataattgctTCATTAAAGCATGAATTAGAAAATGCTAATGATCTACTTAAGGCTGCATCGGCTCAAAAATTAGAAACCGCTCTTAGTGATATAGCACCATCTGCAGCTATTGCAAGTAAATTGTTAAAGTCAGGTATGTCTTTAACTCAAGTTTATTCACAGTTAGTAAAAGTGACCGAAGACTTAAATGAAGAAAAAGAGCAGAATCGGCGTCTTGATGCGACTATCAATAAAATAGTACAAGAATTAGAAGATAAAGTTCCTATGTTACATAAACAGAAAGCAGACTATGAAGTAGCAGTTGAAGCTAATACTGCTTTATCACAACAAATGGAAAATTTGGTGTTTGAAAATAATAGATTGAGAGAAGATTATGAGGAAAGTTCGAAAATAGCTAACCATTTCACTAGGGAAAACAATAGACTAAAAGGTGAATTGGCTGACTTAGGACGGCAAGTTTGTTTCTTACTAAAAGAGATAGAGCATAACCGAGGAGAACTTCTTAATGGAGATCATGATTTATCGCACAATACATCAAATCCTGGAAATTCGTCTGATTTAAATTGTTCCCGAGTCATATCTAAAACATTAGTCACATTTGGAGATATTCAAGAGCTGCAGAGTAATAACCAGAAGCTTTTAAGAATGATTCGTGAATTAACAGATAAACAAGAGGAGCTTGAAAGACACAAAGAAGAATTTGAAAGTGGtgaaatggaaaataaaattgaaacccTAAAGCAAAGGGTTACAGAATTAACGGAGGCACAGGAAAGACAAACAAAAATGGTAAATGGGCTCATCCGACAACgtgatatgtttaaaaaactgTATCACGACCATATGAAAGGTAAACGCCTCGAAACGTCGTCTCTCTATGACACTTCTGATATTGAAAAGGGTGAATCATACGCCATGGATACAACACCAGACAATACCCAAAAACCGGTGAATGTCGATATTTCATCTTTTGAAGCGAAGTATAGAGAAACTGAAAAACAACTTGAATTATTAAAGGAAGAACACAAGACTTATAAAGAAGAGAAACTTACTACTGAGAGAATGTTATTCGAACAAATTGACAATATGAGACAAGAAATTGCTAAACTGACAGCTGCCAATAGTAAATGCGCTTCAACAtcagaatataataatgaaagattaaaaatattacaaacaaatgtaACAACTTACAAAAAACAGATTTCCTCACTAGAGGAGAAAAATAAAGCCTACAATGCTACAATTGCCAAACATGAAGTTTCTTTGCAACATTTGAGAGATGAAGTATTAAATTCACAAGGAAAACTAGCAGCTGCAGAAATTCAGCTTGAGAACTTAAagctagaaaataaattattgaaagacGCTGAGTTGAGATTACAAACGGAAAAAGAGATATTTAACCGAGAGAGACAAGGACAAtctttactattaaaaaatttagaattaataaaagcaAGCTTAGAACGTGTTGAAGTAGAAAATCGTGCTAGAATAGAAACAAGATTAGATGAAGCCACTCGGGAATGTGCAGCTCTTCGAAGGAGGCTACAAGAGGAGCAAGACAGGTTTAGAGAGCTAGCATCTCATTTAGAACTACAAACTGAAACTGCTAAATCACGCATGCAAGAAGAGAAAGATGCTGCAGATGCCATGAGGAACGAAATTCAACAATTGAGGGAAGATTATGCTGAAAAAAGTAAGAGCAACGAAGAATTGACAAAAAGACTCAAAATAGCTCTAGACCCTAACACGGATGGATCGCTTGATgttgttaaaaaagtaaaagatttagagcATAAATTGGTCAACAAAGATATAGAGATAAAATCACTTATTGAACAACTGAATTCTGCTAAAGAACATATCAAGCAATATTGTGACATTTCTGAAAGTGCCGAGAAGGAATTAAGAATTCTTAATGAGGAAtatgaaaaatacaaattggAAACAGAATTGAAACTAActgaaaatagtaaaaaaattcaacaactTGAAGATAAATGTTCTGAATTAGAAGCAGAGCTGTTACTACATGCGAATGGAGAATATACCAATGCAAATACTTCtttgaaaaatgaattaatagcTGCTCAAGAAGAATTAAAGAATGCATTAAATAGCTTTGATACTTGTAAAACAGAGCTTGACGTTGCACGATCTGAAATTACTAATTTATCAGCAGCTGTTCAAAAAGCAGAAGAAAAGTACACTCACGAAATGATATTACATTCTACAGACATTCAAACATTATCACAAGTAAAAGATGAGTTATCCAAAGCACAAAATCAATTAAACGAAATTGTAGCTATGAAAAATAGTACTATAGAAAAAATGGAAACAGAACGATTGTCATGGATAGAAAGAGAAAAAATTCTTACAGCTGAAAATGAGCAGCTGGTTCAgcgttttaaagatttaaatagtcAAAACTCTTTATTGCATGACCAAATTCAGGCACTTGGAACACAATTATCCGTGTCTCATGCTTCTAGATCTCGTTCTGAAAGTATGAATGAATCTGCTAATGattcaaatatgaatatatctGTCAACGAGGAAGACGGTAAGTCCTCAGAACAACTGTTCCAAATAGTTAAATTCTTACGGAAGGAAAAAGATATCACTATTGCCAAATTCGATATCCTTCAAGCTGAAACTATGAGATTGAGATCCCAGTTAGAAATTACTgaaaaacaattggatgattgcaAATTAACTTTAGCTTCCGAAAGAGAAAAGTCTGAAGTAAGTATGGTAACGGTTAATAAACAATctgatattttaagaaaaattgaGACATTAAATGCGTTGCTAGACAGCAATAAAATTTTGCGTGAAGAACGTGACACTTTAACTCAACGTGTTGAAGAATTAACAACTAATATTAAATCTTTGGAAGATCAATTATCTCCATTACAGGACGTAATGTCAGACTTAACATCTAAAAATGAAACATTACAATCTGAAAATACTTCATTAAAGGCTGATTGTGCAAGATGGAGAACAAGAGTCAATGCATTAGTTGAACGTGCCAATAAAACTAGCCCTGAAGATTGGAAACGACTACAAAATGAACGAGAAACTCTTGCCAAAATGTtaacaaatgaaaaagaaaatcttaaaaaagTTAACGAAGAATTGGGTGCTCTTAAAGTAGAAAAATCTAAGCTGGAAGAACAATATAGTCTTCTTTCCCGACAACAAAATATCTTGATGGAAGAAAACAAAAAGTTGCAAGAGGAACTACAAGTGCTCAAAGATGATATGTCACGGCTGACAGAAGAATTAACAAAAGTTAAATCGGAATACAGTTCTGCTACCGATATCAATACTAAGTTAACCGAAGATCTTTCTAGTAAAGAAGTTTCTCTTAATGATATCAAGAATAAAGAGATGCAGATCCGAAAGATTGCTAAAAAATATAAGGCTCAGTATGAGGAACTAGTAAAAACAGTTGAAGAAGAGAAGAAAAAGAATGAAGGTGAAGCTGCTGCAGCTAGTGCATTATTAGTtgaaggtaataaaaaaattgaagatCAGCTGAATGAACTTCAAGCTCAGCTAGCATTAGAAAAAGCAAACAATGAAAAACTGAAACAAGAACTTGAAACACTAAAAACTGCTAATATGGATAAAGAAGAAAAGGCAAAGCAAGTTTTAAAGCAAGCTAAAAGTAAAATAGTTCAATTAACGGAATTGAAGAATACACTTAGCCGTGAATTAGATGAATCACGTAACAAAATTGGGACTATTGAACAGAGTACTCGTGACGAGCAAGATGCTAGGTTAGAACTTATAAAATCACAATATGAAGGACGTCTAACACGTTTAGAGAAGGAACGTGGAGAAGCCCAAGCAGAAAGAAATAGAGAAGTTGAATCTCTTATGCAAAAAGTTAACATTCTACAAAGACAATTAGCTAATCAAGCATCAGCATCCAAGCAACAAGCCACAACTGAGAAAACTACTACGGATCCCCCAACGGCTAATATTAAACCAATGGCCG GTGTAGCACAGCAAAGTGTTTCGGCAAGTCGGCGCGGCGGAGAGACGCCATTAGCTTCAATCCGACCTATGGCACAAGTAGGTCCTACAGCCCCACACGACGCACATAGTACTGAGTACATGCCTGCATCCTCGTCGCGACCACTTCCTAGATCTGCCATAGCGTCTACCGCTTCCGCTGCTTCTGTCGCGCCGCCAGAGTCTACTCag GATATGGATACAAGTGAAGTCGGAATGGGCAGTTCGGGGTCTAGTGATAGTACAGCACAGTCTTCTTCACATTCCCAAGCACCACAACAG GCGGTGGCCCTAGTAATGCCCCGTATAGAGCAACCGACTGGTGCCAGCTCAGGCTCCGTAGTCACTCCATCTGCCAGTTCTGCAGCTCCGGGGGTCACCAGCGCTGCGCCACAACCGGCACTTACACAGCAACTCACTG GAGCCGTAAGTGCGAGCCCGACCTCCGCATCGACGGCAAGCGGTCAAACTTCGGGTGTGAGCACGTCGCACGCTGCGCCCTTAGTCAGTACGTCGCACGCAGCGCCCGGCGTGAGCACGTCACAAACGACCCCCGGCGTGACTACCACGCACACGACACCCGGCGTGAGCACGTCGCACGCGGCGCCCGGTGTGAGCACGTCGCACGCGCTCCCGGGAGTCAGCACGTCGCACGCGCCGCCCGACGCGCGCCCGCCAAAACGCCGTCTGCAACAGCGACCCGTGACTGCGAAGCGAACGAGG GGTTTCGAGCGTTCGGTAGAGGTGGAATATCAGGTGCCAACTTCGTCGCGCTGTGATCAAGACGATGAAGGTGTAATTGTAGTAGATTCTGAGGAGGACGACGAGCGATGCACCGGCACTATGTATAgg GAGGGAGAGGAAGATGAAGAAGATATGGAGGAAGAACAGGATGTAGAAGGTGGTGAAGAGGAGGAAGAAGTTGAAGGGGACGATGGAGAAAATATCGTTCGCCAG GATTCGCCGGCTCAGAGCCCCGAGGCGGGCGGCGTGGCCGACGAGGGCGAGGAGGGTGAGCTGGGCGACAGTGGCTCGGGCGCCGCGGCTGAGCCCGACAGCGAGCCCGCGCCCGCGCACCAGCAGATGGAGGCCATCAGCAGCGGCACCGAGC CAAGTGGAGCTTTATCGTTAGGTGGGAACGGTGGCGACGATGGCGACGACAGCATAGTTCCTTCCACTCCAACGCTATACGTCCCTAGACGAAATGACGg GTTCGGCGAAGCGGTGGTGTCGCCGGTGGGCGGCGCGGGTGCGGAGGGCGCGGGCGCAACGGGGGCGCGCTTCACGTTCGCGGAGGCGGGCGGCGCCGCGTCGCACCACGACACGCACGCCGACCTCGCCGCTGCGCTGCCGCCGCCGCACGCACACCACACGC gAAGTGAAGGCGGTGAAAATCGTGAATGGGAAGAATCCCGCGGAGAGGAAGAAGCCGCCGCCGTCAGTTCACAGGGAAGCGAACCATCGTCGCCTCATCAG GTGGCAGAAGAAGGTCGCGAGGCGGAGGCGAGCGCAGCGCCGCGTCGCGCCGCTCCCGcacccgcgcccgcgcccgtcGCGCCGCACACGCCGCACTCGCCGCACCAGCGCTGGATGCGCGCCGCCG ACAGTGAAAGCGGGACGCGAGGCCGCGGCATGCGATCACGAGGGCGGCCGCCACGAAGATCACACAACTACTCTAGATTCTAA